A window of the Henckelia pumila isolate YLH828 chromosome 3, ASM3356847v2, whole genome shotgun sequence genome harbors these coding sequences:
- the LOC140891720 gene encoding protein SHORT INTERNODES-like, which yields MAGFFSLGGGGGEGRRGGLGGSSNPAGQESTSHNNPQPNSDQINPESWFLFRNEEISYKGFELWQQPHHHHHQQHPHQAENFLQRNPLQDLYASAGGLAVGPSRGSGFNILDESPRSGFLMMKSSGGSGGISCQDCGNQAKKDCSYMRCRTCCKSRGFSCQTHVKSTWVPAAKRRERQQQLSTGNLSQNPSQQQDHQEENRDQAGNMISTGKRQREQNPSASISLGVVPATTSGLELGNFPSEVSSQAVFRCVKVSAIDDAEDQYAYQTEVNISGHVFKGILYDQGSEAHYMAAGETSSGGGSVSAGVQQLNLITGGTTSATATSAAANTSLFLDPSNLYPPPINSFIAGTQFFPPPRS from the exons ATGGCTGGTTTTTTCTCActaggaggaggaggaggagaagGGAGAAGAGGGGGACTCGGAGGTAGCAGCAACCCTGCAGGTCAAGAGAGCACTAGCCACAACAACCCCCAACCTAATTCAGATCAAATTAATCCAGAGAGCTGGTTTTTGTTCAGAAATGAAGAAATTTCATACAAGGGTTTCGAGCTCTGGCAACAAccgcatcatcatcatcatcaacaacaccCCCACCAAGCAGAGAACTTCTTGCAGCGCAACCCACTTCAGGATCTTTATGCCTCGGCGGGAGGGCTCGCCGTGGGTCCCAGTCGCGGCAGCGGGTTCAATATCTTGGACGAGTCTCCAAGATCGGGGTTTTTGATGATGAAAAGCAGCGGGGGATCAGGGGGAATCAGCTGCCAGGACTGTGGGAATCAAGCTAAGAAAGATTGTTCTTACATGAGGTGTAGAACTTGCTGTAAGAGCCGAGGATTTAGTTGCCAAACTCATGTCAAAAGCACTTGGGTGCCCGCAGCTAAAAGAAGAGAAAGACAACAGCAACTTTCTACTGGTAATTTGTCGCAGAATCCAAGTCAGCAGCAAGATCATCAGGAAGAAAATAGAGATCAGGCCGGTAACATGATCAGTACTGGGAAAAGGCAAAGAGAACAAAATCCCAGTGCTTCCATTTCTCTTGGCGTAGTGCCTGCTACCACCTCAG GGTTGGAGCTTGGGAATTTTCCTTCGGAGGTGAGTTCACAGGCTGTTTTCCGTTGCGTAAAAGTGAGCGCCATTGATGATGCCGAAGATCAGTACGCATATCAAACTGAAGTCAACATTTCCGGCCATGTTTTCAAAGGGATTCTCTACGATCAAGGCTCCGAAGCTCATTACATGGCCGCCGGGGAGACTTCTTCCGGCGGTGGCAGCGTCAGCGCCGGAGTTCAACAACTTAATTTAATAACCGGAGGAACTACTTCTGCTACCGCCACCTCCGCCGCCGCCAATACCTCGCTTTTCCTCGACCCTTCTAATTTGTATCCGCCTCCAATTAACAGCTTCATTGCTGGTACGCAATTCTTCCCACCCCCAAGATCTTGA